A genomic window from Trueperaceae bacterium includes:
- a CDS encoding cytochrome c oxidase subunit 2A: MNERPAPEPSAAAPDEASPVEATPDAATPNDAPDATPSGAIAVTVFLAATILVFWFGMYFLNLAWSG; the protein is encoded by the coding sequence GTGAACGAACGTCCCGCCCCCGAACCGTCCGCCGCCGCGCCGGACGAGGCGTCGCCCGTGGAGGCGACGCCCGACGCCGCGACGCCGAACGACGCGCCGGACGCGACGCCGTCCGGCGCGATCGCCGTCACGGTGTTCCTCGCCGCCACCATCCTCGTGTTCTGGTTCGGAATGTACTTCTTGAACCTCGCCTGGAGCGGCTGA